From Brucella pseudogrignonensis:
CCCATCATTTGGAGGAGCGAGAAAAAACTTTCCGTTTTTTATCAATATCTTATCGATTTAAATTTCGTTTCTCTTCGTAGTGTTTCGTATCCTAACGCACGTCATCCGATAATCAATGCTTTTATCGGTTAGATTTTGGGATGACAGTTTTGCACTAATAGCGCTTTGAGGAGGGAAAAAACGAACGATGGTCGGCTCATCATAAGGATCTAGTGAATATCCTTATTCGATCTACCATCATTCGCATCCGCTTAAATATTTGCATTTCAAATCGTCCCTTATCTTCTGAAAATTATTTTTGGAGGTAAATATGGTTGTCATTGGTGATGAGGTGAACTGGCGGGATAGAGAAGGCGCGGATGAGTCATGCGACGCTAGCCCGACCACACGGCTGCTGGAACTATCCACGTTGACGGGAGACCCACGCAAGTTGGTCGATTATGAGCCGCAAGATGTTGATGACGCTATAGGAAAACTGGTCTACCTCGCGGCCTCCATTATCTCCGGGCGGATAACGCTGACGAAATGCGAAGTGGTGGCTGTTCTGAAAAGCGTTGATAAGAAAATCTGATTGCATTAGAAGCCCGTGACTGGGCTTCTGTTGTTTCCGGTCAGTCGCAATCCATTCGCTGGATGATTGATCTTTGGCAAATTCAACCATCCTTTGCTTCAGCCTGGGTTGGAATATCGAGATTGGCGCTCAGCTCTGGATCATCGGGGACAAGACAACGTGACGGGATTGCTTTGACTGCAACGATATTGCCCTTTGGACTGCTTTCACGTTTATCGAAACTTTGGAGACCGGGAACCAAGTGCCGCCCACACGACTGCGATGCCGGCGCTTGCTGCCAGTGGGAGAAGTGCATTCTGATTCATTAGAGCTGCTTAAAGTTTCAAGTTGAACCAATAGCGCCCCTTCAAACCTTGATAATCGGGAATGTCAAAAAAGTAGGGGGCTTTTCGCATTGGACGAGCAATGGAGACCACCTTTCGACAACTATTTCCGCGATCCGAATTGCCAAGCTCACGAAACTGAACATCCTTGTACTGCTGAAGTTCTTTGTTCTGTTCCCTGATCTTGTTGGTGCAGGTGTTGATTGTCTTTTCGCAGCGGTTGGACAGCAACGCGCCGCGATCACTCATAATGCTGGCTTCCTTGAAATCAGATGGGCAATTCTCGTATGGCTGATATCCGGGTTTGCCAGACTTAGCTTCAATGCAAATTGGCCATGAGAAACCCGGTTCTGCCATGGCCTTGATCAACTTGGTCATTGGCGGGACGCAATAAGGGACACCATGCCACGAAGGGTTTGATGATGCTGCGCACAAGAGCACCTGACAGCCCCACGATGGCGTCCCTCCCTTGTCCTGTGCAAGAGCATTGGATGGCAACATGACGACGGTGCCCAGGCCAGCAAGCGCAAACAGAAGCTGTTTCATATCAAATCATCCTCATATTGTAGCGGTTGAATGGTGCCGTGTGGGCAATATGGCTTGATCGTGTAAGGGCGACCCTGTGACGAGATCTCCGGCCGCATAACTGCACAGGGCGATAAGTGTGAATGCGCAGAACCAGTAGATTCCAACGCGATAGACCAGGAGCTGATTTGGAATGTCGCGGCATACCGCGGGATAAGCAAAAACGCCGATCAAGAATGCGTCGACTGACATTTGCCGCTGCTCGTGGAAAAGAGCGACGTCGTCATTAACAGCGCCGCGATTATGCCGTGGACCCACCAGATTTTGGACGACGGGATGATAAGCAAAAACGATAACAAGATGGTCAGCAACAGACAGGCCATGGGATCGCGCGCGAAATTGAGCACCATATGAGCGATCTCCAACAACTATCTGTCTGTCCTTTTTGGCTTTCTGTGCGCGTCGGCAAACGGGGGAGATATCTCGCTTTTCCGCTCTACTAGTAAGTTGAAATCTGCAATTGGCTGACGATCGAGCGTTTTATCGACGGCCCTTCGCCGCCACTCGTTCATGTCCAGGACATAGGTCGCCCACATGCCATATCGCGCAGATATTGCGGCGCGCTGATAGTCTATATATTGAGGATGGCTGAGGTTGGGTGAATCCACCCTCGCCCAACCCACGCGAAGCATTTCGAGAGCCAGGTCGCGTCCCCGTGATGTGCATCTTGCTCGTGCCATGCCTTCAGCATCATAGCCGACGACACCGCAGGCGACGGCCGACGCCCCGATCGTTCTTTTGAGCCAGGCTTTTGCAATGGGGCCACAGGGTACAGGCGGCGGTGCTTTTGTAACGTCCCTGTTGGTCCAATTCGGATCAAGTGCCCATTGAGGCAATTCGCACGCGTCAATATCCGCGAGCCGAACTCGTTGGGCATAAACGGGAAACCAAAGAGTTCGACCATCAATAACCGCGACACGACCCTTGAAGATTGGAAGCGGTTCCGGCTGGCTAGGTTGAACCGATAGGTTGGCAGCGGACGCGTGTTTAATAGCATCAGCTGCGAATGCTGGTGTCGATGCGAGGGCAAATGACATTGCGACGATCAGATATTTCATTGTTGGGCATTCCTCGTCCGTTCGTTTGCCGATTTGCTCAACAGGATGGCAGGATGCTGAACGTCTTCGAATTGCCAGAGGCCTGCCCGCTTCTCACGAGCTTCCTGTTCGGCCACCGCGTATGCGGGGTAATAGGGGAGACCGTCAGCCTTCAGCGCGGCAAATGCATAACCGCTCGTTATCAACACTGTCGCTAGATCGAGACGATTTCCGCCGATTGTGGCGTAGCAAATGACATAAGAAGTATCGGCTGTGTGCGCTACCGGAGCGCACAGAGGTTTGGTGTCTTTGATGTAAGCGGCGAGTACGGCAAGCGATGCCTCGCCGCAGTCCTTCTTTCTTCCGGTCGTATCAGTGAAAGCAGTTCCCCGAAGGCATGACTGAACACCATAGAGACGATAGCGCCGACCTTCTAAGACCCACGTATCGCCAGATTCCAAAGTAACGCCCGGCTGGAGGTCGAAATATCCCTCTGGCGCAGCAATTGCCGTTGGCGAAAAAAGGACCATACATAACGATATTAGGGCTGGCTTCATTGGGCCTTCACCCGCGGATCGGCCCACATTCCATAGGAGCCGTCTTCTCCAATCTTCTGCGCGTTCTCCAGATCGGGACGCTCCAGCTTCCCGTCTTTCGATTTCGCAATGCGCAGCGCGCCGAGAGAAAGCAGTTGCTCTTCGAGCATATCAACGGTGTCCAGGCTCCCAGGGTAATTGTAATAGCCGTAGCACGTCACATTTTGTTTGGGTGCGCTCTCTTCACTTACAAATGCCCGACAAAAGAGAACCTTCGGTGACTGCAACATGATCTGCAGCTGCTGCTTGGCGTAGTCTGTGCAAGAGCCAGCAAAATCATCCTTGCGGTTGACCATTTCGCCTTTGCAGGCTTCCAGCCCATACAGATTAAGGACGGTCTTATCATCAACCCGAAATTCGGTCGGTGAAGTCGCCTTATAGCCGGAAGCCGATGCGAACCCCTTTCGAGCCGTAACTTTTCCGTCTCCGTCATAATACTCAATGACAAGCACGGTCTTCCCTGGTGACGCCAGCGACTTTATGTAATCCTTATTGATTGCAGGCGCTGCGATTGCAGATGTCGCCAACAAACAACTGCTCATTGCGATTGCTATGGTTCTCTTCAATTTCTAACCCTAACCATATTGATAATTCACTCACCTTATTAATAAGGGGTTTTTGATTTGCAAAAAAGCATGTATGACTTAGCCAAATCGGTATTATATTCTTGCGAACTTAATCTGTTTTCGCTGCAACCTCAACAGTGTTTTTGAGGCCTGCGAAAGGTGCTGGAGGGCTAGAATGGAAAAGTTATCAGTCAAAACGCTATTGCTTACCGCCACACTGTTCGCCCCATTTGGGATTACCGTCGCGTGCGCAGATGAAACAGGTAAAATCGAGCCTTTTTCGAGAAATAGCGACAGCAATTCCACGACCCAGAACCGATCCGGTTCGCCTTCGGGTGTGACAGTATTCAACAGCCGCTTGGCAAGCGAAAACAAAGAATTTGTCGTGGGTACTGATGGCGTCGTTGCAGCTGAGGATAAAAGTGAAAGCGATACTAGAGTGGATAATCATATTGGTAATACAATGAGCGCCTCTATATCCACGGGCTCACTAGCTGATATTATCAAATCGGATACATTATATCAGAGTGAAGATATCCCTTTTGGTCATTTACCTCTCAACAAAAAGGCCCCTGCATCTCCCGAATGCGGCCCCTCCCCGCTAACACCAGAGGAAATCAAAACTCTGGTCGAACAGGCTGCTCGCCGACATCAAGTTGATGCTCTGTTTGCTACCGCCATTACTTGGGCAGAAAGCCAATTCGATCGTTCTCGCAACTCAGACAAAGGCGCACGCGGGCCGATGCAGCTCATGCCGGGAACCGCTGAGCGCTTCGGCGTCCTCGACGTCTGCGATCCGGCGTCAAATATTGAAGGCGGCGTTAAGTATCTGCGGGTGCTTTTGGACGAGTTCCAAAACCCCCTGCTTGTTGCGGCTGCTTATAACGCAGGCGAAGGCCGCATCTATGAGTACGGCGGCGTTCCACCGTTTAAGGAAACCGTCGGATACATCGCTAAGGTCGTCAATTACCAGCTCGGTGTAACCAGGCCAGCACTGAGAAAGAAGCTCGTTGGCGGCGGTCAGAGATCCTCGCCGGTGGTAGCGACTAAAACTCAATCCGGGGTCATTGAAGTCAAGAAATCCGGCACCTTCGTTGGTGGCGTGATGCATTTTTAAGGAGAGAGGGATGATCAGCGCACAGAATAAGGTTTGGCATATCAGCGCTTCAAAGCTGGCAATTTTCCTTGGATTGCTTGCTGCCGCGCAAATAGTCAGTGCGGATTTGGCATTAGCACAGTCAGGTGGCGTTAGTGGTGCCTTCGCGCCGGTTCAGACAGTATTTCAAGCTATCGTTGATTTCATTAGCGGCCCTATTGGCCGTCTGTTTGCAATCATAGCCGTGATGGCGCTCGGTTTCCTCGCATTCGCTGGCCGCCTCTCCTGGTTTCTTGCTGGCGGCGTGATCCTCGGAATCGGTCTTGTTTTCGGCGCTCCATCAATCGTCGACGAGCTGATTAGCACGGTTGGAAACTAGCGATGGCTGAGTACGAGGATGTAAAGCCGCAACTGACCCCGTTGGTAATCGGGCTGACCCGATCTCCGACCATGTGGGGCGTTCCGTATATGGCAGTCGTCGTTGTTATCGGCATCACAATCATCGCATGGCTGGTCAGCAAGTCGTTCTGGACGCTGCTTCTGGCTCCGATCAGCTATTTGGTTCTGTTCTCCCTTTGCGCCTGGGACAACAAAATCCTCGATGTATTCGAAGTCACCGCGCGCAAAACGCCCCGCACACGCAACAAGTCCTTCTGGGGAACGAATTCGTACGGACCATAGCAAATGTTGAAAGTCGTCAGGGAAGAACTCGGATTTGGCAAGGTCGCTCACAATGAGCGGCCTATGGCAACACATATCCCGTATCTGCGGCATCTGTCCGATACTGTGATTGGCTTGGAAAACGGCGCTCTAATGTCGGTGATTAAGCTAGATGGCCTCTTTTTCCAAACAGAAGATCAAGCCGAACTCAATATGCGCTCGAATGTTCAGAATACGATCATTCGAGCGCTTGGATCGAGCCGTTTTTCTGTCTGGTCGACTGTTATTCGCCGACAGGTCGATTCCGAAATTGGTGGCGCTTTCGATGACCCGTTTTGTGATCAACTAAACAGCCGGTATATGAGCCAATTGCGTCATAAACGCATGTTCGCCAACGAAATTTATCTCTCCATCGTGCGAACCAATATGCGCGGCGCCCTCGGCCTAAGCGACGTGGTAAGCCGTGCTTTCACGCTATCCGGCGGAACCGAGGTTCGAGATCAGCAAACGGGGGAAATAGTAACCGAGCTCGAAGAGCTCGCCACCAACGTGACCCGTGAGCTGCAGAAATATGGGGCGCGCGAGCTCGGTATAACCTATCGCAATGGGGAGCCATATTCCGAACCGTGCGAATTCATCAACACAATCCTGACCTGCGGCGTGCCGCGCAAAATGCGCCTGCCGCGGATGGGAATTCGAAATTACGTAGGAACGTCACGCCTGCATTTCGGTAAGCGAGCGATGCAAACGCAAGCTGCCACCGATGACGACAATCGCTATGGCGCGATGCTCTCCATCAAAGAGTATCCGCCATACACCGGTCCGGGAATGCTGGATGGACTACTGCAGGTGAACCATGAATTCATCCTCACGCAGAGCTTCACAATTTCCGACAAACCGATAGCGCAGGAGCGTATCACCCGACTTCAGCGCCAGATTGCCGCCTCCGATGAATCCGGAAGTGCAGTCGAGAACGATATCGACTTTGCTCTCAATAGTCTCATGAACCAGGAGGCTGTTTTTGGCATCCACCATTTCTCTTTGCTTTGCCTCTCACGCGACCTTGATGGTTTGAGCAAGTCAGTTTCCGAACTCGGTAGTTGCCTGACCGATATGAACATCAACTGGCTTCGGGAGGACATAAACCTTGAAGCGTCCTTCTGGGCGCAATTGCCAGGCAACCACAGCTATCGTGCGCGTAAGGCCATGCTGTCATCGGCTAATTTCTCCGGCTTGTCATCGATGCATAATTTCGCGACTGGGCAATCGGATAATCTTCATTGGGGCTTGCCGATAACGATACTCGAAACGACCTCGCAAACACCATACTGGTTCAATTTTCACCGTCGCGATATTGGCCATTTTTTGGTCACTGGGCCAACTGGCTCCGGCAAGACCGTTGCTCTGACATTCTTGCTAGCCCAGGCAATGCGTGTCAGTCCAATGCCGAAAGCTGTCTTTTTTGACAAAGATAGAGGTGCCGAGATCTTCGTGCGGGCGATGGGAGGAGTTTACGAAGTCCTCTCACCGGGAACACCTACTGGTTTCAACCCGCTTCAGCTAGAAAACTCCGGCCCTAATCGTGATTTTCTGCTTCGTCTTCTGAAATCAATGTTGCGATCAAGCGATCACCGCGACTTCAGCCAGGAGGACGCAGATACGCTGGAACGGGCGATTGCG
This genomic window contains:
- a CDS encoding VirB3 family type IV secretion system protein, which gives rise to MAEYEDVKPQLTPLVIGLTRSPTMWGVPYMAVVVVIGITIIAWLVSKSFWTLLLAPISYLVLFSLCAWDNKILDVFEVTARKTPRTRNKSFWGTNSYGP
- a CDS encoding TrbC/VirB2 family protein, with translation MISAQNKVWHISASKLAIFLGLLAAAQIVSADLALAQSGGVSGAFAPVQTVFQAIVDFISGPIGRLFAIIAVMALGFLAFAGRLSWFLAGGVILGIGLVFGAPSIVDELISTVGN
- a CDS encoding VirB4 family type IV secretion/conjugal transfer ATPase; translation: MLKVVREELGFGKVAHNERPMATHIPYLRHLSDTVIGLENGALMSVIKLDGLFFQTEDQAELNMRSNVQNTIIRALGSSRFSVWSTVIRRQVDSEIGGAFDDPFCDQLNSRYMSQLRHKRMFANEIYLSIVRTNMRGALGLSDVVSRAFTLSGGTEVRDQQTGEIVTELEELATNVTRELQKYGARELGITYRNGEPYSEPCEFINTILTCGVPRKMRLPRMGIRNYVGTSRLHFGKRAMQTQAATDDDNRYGAMLSIKEYPPYTGPGMLDGLLQVNHEFILTQSFTISDKPIAQERITRLQRQIAASDESGSAVENDIDFALNSLMNQEAVFGIHHFSLLCLSRDLDGLSKSVSELGSCLTDMNINWLREDINLEASFWAQLPGNHSYRARKAMLSSANFSGLSSMHNFATGQSDNLHWGLPITILETTSQTPYWFNFHRRDIGHFLVTGPTGSGKTVALTFLLAQAMRVSPMPKAVFFDKDRGAEIFVRAMGGVYEVLSPGTPTGFNPLQLENSGPNRDFLLRLLKSMLRSSDHRDFSQEDADTLERAIARIMKEPAAQRNLPNLSGLLLGRSRADANDLASRLRPWIDGEKAWLFNAQHDVLSFSGRSVFGFDMTSILGNEDIRTPALMYLYHRLDELLNGDPVMFFMDEGWQLLTDETFSHFIIDKMKTIRKLNGIVGFGTQSAADIAKAKASHTLIEQSATNIHFPNPRADEESYIKRFGLSVKEFNFIKNTPPEKRTFLIKHGNDSVIARLDLSKMPDLVKVLSGRKETIEECAVLRERYGDEPENWLAEFCGWESHNA
- a CDS encoding thermonuclease family protein, which translates into the protein MKPALISLCMVLFSPTAIAAPEGYFDLQPGVTLESGDTWVLEGRRYRLYGVQSCLRGTAFTDTTGRKKDCGEASLAVLAAYIKDTKPLCAPVAHTADTSYVICYATIGGNRLDLATVLITSGYAFAALKADGLPYYPAYAVAEQEAREKRAGLWQFEDVQHPAILLSKSANERTRNAQQ
- a CDS encoding thermonuclease family protein — its product is MKYLIVAMSFALASTPAFAADAIKHASAANLSVQPSQPEPLPIFKGRVAVIDGRTLWFPVYAQRVRLADIDACELPQWALDPNWTNRDVTKAPPPVPCGPIAKAWLKRTIGASAVACGVVGYDAEGMARARCTSRGRDLALEMLRVGWARVDSPNLSHPQYIDYQRAAISARYGMWATYVLDMNEWRRRAVDKTLDRQPIADFNLLVERKSEISPPFADAHRKPKRTDR
- a CDS encoding lytic transglycosylase domain-containing protein — protein: MEKLSVKTLLLTATLFAPFGITVACADETGKIEPFSRNSDSNSTTQNRSGSPSGVTVFNSRLASENKEFVVGTDGVVAAEDKSESDTRVDNHIGNTMSASISTGSLADIIKSDTLYQSEDIPFGHLPLNKKAPASPECGPSPLTPEEIKTLVEQAARRHQVDALFATAITWAESQFDRSRNSDKGARGPMQLMPGTAERFGVLDVCDPASNIEGGVKYLRVLLDEFQNPLLVAAAYNAGEGRIYEYGGVPPFKETVGYIAKVVNYQLGVTRPALRKKLVGGGQRSSPVVATKTQSGVIEVKKSGTFVGGVMHF